In Phoenix dactylifera cultivar Barhee BC4 chromosome 11, palm_55x_up_171113_PBpolish2nd_filt_p, whole genome shotgun sequence, the following are encoded in one genomic region:
- the LOC103709456 gene encoding 14-3-3-like protein D isoform X2, with protein sequence MASQRERENFVYIAKLAEQAERYDEMVESMKNVAKLDVELTVEERNLLSVGYKNVIGARRASWRILSSIEQKEEAKGNENHVKRIKEYRRKVELELSNICLDIMAVIDEHLIPSSSAGESSVFYYKMKGDYYRYLAEFKAGNERKEAAELSLKAYQMATTTAEADLSPTHPIRLGLALNFSVFYYEIMNSPERACHLAKQAFDEAISELDTLSEESYKDSTLIMQLLRDNLTLWTSDIPEDGEDATKDGAGKANATEDAQ encoded by the exons ATGGCGTctcagagagagcgagagaactTCGTCTACATCGCCAAGCTGGCCGAGCAAGCCGAGCGCTATGACG AGATGGTGGAATCGATGAAGAATGTCGCGAAGCTCGACGTGGAGCTGACGGTGGAGGAGCGGAACCTGCTTTCTGTGGGCTACAAGAACGTGATCGGTGCGAGGAGGGCGTCGTGGAGGATCCTCTCCTCGATCGAGCAGAAAGAGGAGGCGAAGGGGAACGAGAACCACGTGAAGAGGATCAAGGAGtaccggcggaaggtggagttGGAGCTCTCGAACATTTGCCTTgatatcatggccgtgatcgaCGAGCATCTTATTCCTTCTTCCTCCGCCGGGGAGTCCTCTGTTTTCTACTACAAGAT GAAGGGTGATTACTATCGCTACCTGGCGGAGTTCAAGGCCGGCAATGAGAGGAAAGAGGCGGCGGAGCTGTCCCTGAAGGCATATCag ATGGCTACAACTACCGCTGAGGCAGACCTGTCTCCTACACACCCTATTCGATTGGGTTTGGCATTGAACTTCTCAGTTTTCTATTATGAGATCATGAACTCACCTGAGAG GGCTTGCCACCTTGCTAAACAAGCTTTTGATGAAGCAATATCTGAGCTCGATACGCTGAGTGAAGAATCTTACAAGGATAGCACTCTGATCATGCAACTTTTGAGGGACAACCTCACCTTATGGACCTCTGACATCCCTGAGGATGGAG
- the LOC103709456 gene encoding 14-3-3-like protein D isoform X1, producing MASQRERENFVYIAKLAEQAERYDEMVESMKNVAKLDVELTVEERNLLSVGYKNVIGARRASWRILSSIEQKEEAKGNENHVKRIKEYRRKVELELSNICLDIMAVIDEHLIPSSSAGESSVFYYKMKGDYYRYLAEFKAGNERKEAAELSLKAYQMATTTAEADLSPTHPIRLGLALNFSVFYYEIMNSPERACHLAKQAFDEAISELDTLSEESYKDSTLIMQLLRDNLTLWTSDIPEDGAEDATKDGAGKANATEDAQ from the exons ATGGCGTctcagagagagcgagagaactTCGTCTACATCGCCAAGCTGGCCGAGCAAGCCGAGCGCTATGACG AGATGGTGGAATCGATGAAGAATGTCGCGAAGCTCGACGTGGAGCTGACGGTGGAGGAGCGGAACCTGCTTTCTGTGGGCTACAAGAACGTGATCGGTGCGAGGAGGGCGTCGTGGAGGATCCTCTCCTCGATCGAGCAGAAAGAGGAGGCGAAGGGGAACGAGAACCACGTGAAGAGGATCAAGGAGtaccggcggaaggtggagttGGAGCTCTCGAACATTTGCCTTgatatcatggccgtgatcgaCGAGCATCTTATTCCTTCTTCCTCCGCCGGGGAGTCCTCTGTTTTCTACTACAAGAT GAAGGGTGATTACTATCGCTACCTGGCGGAGTTCAAGGCCGGCAATGAGAGGAAAGAGGCGGCGGAGCTGTCCCTGAAGGCATATCag ATGGCTACAACTACCGCTGAGGCAGACCTGTCTCCTACACACCCTATTCGATTGGGTTTGGCATTGAACTTCTCAGTTTTCTATTATGAGATCATGAACTCACCTGAGAG GGCTTGCCACCTTGCTAAACAAGCTTTTGATGAAGCAATATCTGAGCTCGATACGCTGAGTGAAGAATCTTACAAGGATAGCACTCTGATCATGCAACTTTTGAGGGACAACCTCACCTTATGGACCTCTGACATCCCTGAGGATGGAG